Genomic window (Lewinellaceae bacterium):
AATACCTGATCGGGGAAGGCGCCCGGCTCATCATACCCAAAAATGGGCAATTCAACACGCATATCAACGTGACCTGCGCTACAGTTCCCAAAGGCGGGGAAGTTCGCAAAGCCGTTGCTTTTCTGGAATACATGACTTCCAGAGAAGCGCAAATGGATTATCCCCGGGTGGCTCAGGAGCATCCGGTAAACGTCATGGCCATTCCTTCCGATTACATCATCGAAGAAGTCGGGCCAGTGGAAGAAGATGACCTGGAACTCAACCTGCTTGGGCAGTACAACCAACAAGCCCGGCAGATACTGAAAGAGGTTGGGTGGAAATAAAAAACTTAACTATGCCGTTTTTTCAAGCAGCCAGAAGGGGGGACAATGCCCCGTATAAATACGTATTGACGATTATTGCCGTAGTCGTCGGGGCTTTTATCGGGCAGATTCCTTTGGGGATTGCCGTAACCATGAAGATGAGGGAAAATGGCGTGGGATTGGAAGAAATGGAAGCCTTTCAGGAATCGCTCGACTTCTCCAGGCTGGGAATGGATTCCAACCTGGCGCTGTTTCTGATGCTGCTCTCTTTCGTGGCGGCTCTGGGGGCGCTCTTTCTCTGCGTGGCGGCCCTGCACAAAAAAAGAGCCGCAGACGTACTGACGGGACGACGCCGGCTGGATTGGGGCCGGATTGCCTTTGCCTTTGCCTTCTGGTTTGCCCTCAGCGCCGGGCTGGAAGTGGTGGCCTACCTGCTCGACCCCGGCAATTACACTTTGCAGTTCGAGCTTTCCAGTTTTATGCCCTTGCTGCTGATCTCCCTGCTGGTATTGCCGCTGCAAACTACTTTTGAGGAGGCTTTGTTTCGCGGCTACCTCATGCAGGGTTTCGGGCTGTTGTTTGGCAACCGCTGGCTGCCCCTGCTGCTGACCTCGGCAGCCTTTGGCCTGCTGCACTTCGCCAATCCGGAGGTCGGCGAGTTTGGTTTTGGCCTCATGATGTCGTACTACATCGGCACAGGCCTGTTGTTGGGGCTGTGCACGCTCATGGATGAAGGCACGGAGCTGGCGCTGGGGCTGCACGCCGCCACCAATATTTACGGGGCTACTGTGGTTAGTTTTGCCGGCTCGGCTTTGCAAACCCAGGCCATTTTTCGGGTAAAAGAGCTGGATGTAGCCCTGATGTTGGCAATTGCTGTTGCCAGCGGAGCGTTATTCCTTTTGGTTTCCGCCCGGAAATACGGATGGCAGGACTGGGGCAAGCTCTTCCGCCGGATAGAATTTGAAGAAGTTGCGGTTTCCGGCGAAGCTGCGGGCAGCGAACAAACGGGCAATATTTTACCCGAAGACGAAGCGTTATAACGCTTACCTTTCGCAGCGCCTCATAACCCTTTTTTTATTTTTCGTTTTTCTACTCAAAGCAACTAAAAAGAACGGCATAGCATGAGCACCTGGAAATTATTGGCCCTTCTGCTTTTTTCGGCTGCCTGCCTGCAGGCGCAGCCCGAGCGTTGGCAGCAAAGGGTAGAGTACAAAATGGCGATCGATTTTGATGTGAAAGACCACCAGTTTAGCGGTACGCAGCAATTGGCCTATTACAACAATTCTCCGGACACCCTGGACCGGGTTTTCTACCATCTTTACTTCAATGCTTTTCAGCCCAACAGCATGATGGATGTGCGTTCGCGCACCATTCTGGATTCCGACCCGCGGGTAGGCAGCCGTATTTTCGAGTTGAAAGAAAAGGAGATCGGTTATCACAAGATTCGTTCCCTGCGAATGGATGGGGAGCCTGTCGATTTCGAAGTGGCAGGCACCATTCTGGAAGTCCAGTTAGATCGCCCTATACTGCCCAACAGCAAAGCTGTTTTTGAGATGGAATTCCAATCTCAGGTGCCGTTGCAGGTGCGCCGCTCCGGCCGGGACAATTCCGAAGGCATTGCCTACTCTATGTCGCAATGGTACCCGAAAATGTGCGAATACGATTACCAGGGTTGGCACGCCAACCCTTACATCGGCCGGGAATTCTACGGGGTGTGGGGCGATTTTGACGTCACCATTAATATAAACCGGGATTATACCGTTGCGGCCAGCGGTTATTTGCAGAATCCCGAAGAGATCGGGCATGGATACAGCAGCGCCTCTGCCCGGAGCAACAGCAAAAAGCTGAGTTATCATTTTGTAGCGCCGCAAGTACACGATTTTGTCTGGGCCGCCGACCCGGATTACACCCACGACACCTTTACCCGAAAGGACGGCACCGTGCTCCACTTTTTCTATCAGAAAAACGAAAACACGGAAGAAGCCTGGGGCCGCCTGCCGGCGATCATGGACAAAGCCTTTGATTTCATCAATGCCAATTACGGGCAATACCCCTACAAACAGTATTCCTTCATTCAGGGCGGCGATGGCGGCATGGAATACCCCATGGCCACCCTCATCACCGGGGAGCGGAGCCTGGGCAGCCTGGTCGGCGTTTCCGTCCACGAGCTGATGCACAGCTGGTATCAGATGGTGCTCGGAACCAACGAAAGCCTCTACGCCTGGATGGACGAAGGCTTCACCAGCTGGGCTTCCGACGAGGTCATGAACTACCTGCGGGGCGAAGGGCTTATCCCCGGGCGCAAGTTAGCCAACCCTCACGCCAGCGATTACCAGGGGTACGTCAATTTTGCGAAAAGTGGTTTTGAAGAGCCGCTCATCATCCACGCCGACCATTTCGTGACCAACACGGCTTATGGCATTGCCTCTTATACCAAGGGGGCGGTGTTCCTCGCCCAGCTCGAATACATCATTGGGCCGGATGCCTTCCGGAAAGGCATGCGGAGGTACTTCAACACCTGGAAATTCAAACACCCCAATGCCAATGATTTCATACGGATAATGGAAAAGCAATCGGGCCTGGAACTGGATTGGTACCGGGAGTACTGGATCAATACTACTCATACGATTGACTACGCCGTGAGAAGCGTTGGCGAGTTGGAGGATTCAGCCGGGAAGTCCGTGGTCACGCTGGAAAAGGCCGGCATCATGCCCATGCCGCTGGATGTGCTCGTCCTCTATGCGGATGGGAAAAAAGATCTGTTCAATATTCCCCTTCGGATCATGAGGGGCCACAAGCCGGCGCAAGCTTCCGATGCTGGCTTTAAAGTGCTGGAAGACTGGCCCTGGGTCAATCCAACATACCAATTCATCCTCGACGTTGCCCCTTCTGAAATCCTCGACGTCATCATCGATCCTGACGGCGGCATGGCGGATGTCAACCGGGATAATAATTCCTTGAAGGCGAAGTGATTGGGTTGAGGTTAAGGTTGAGGTTGCTTGCCCTGTAGCAAAGCCCTGTGCGCTGTGCTACAGGGAGAAATGCTATTTCGACGTTTTATTTTACTCAGTTAAAGTTTTCTTGACAAATATATGATTAAAAAAACACTCCAAAACATCGAATCCTTTACTGCAGGCGACGACACGCTGATCCGGGAAGTGCTGCATCCAAAAAATGATGGCTTGTCTCTGGGCTACAGCCTGGCTTTTGCGACATTGGAACCGGGCCAGGCCTCCTTGCCTCACGTACTTCTCAGCAGTTCGGAAGTTTATGTCATTCAGAAGGGTAGGGGGCGGGCCTATATCGAAGAGGAAACGGCTGACGCCAACCCCGGGGAGGTGCTCTTCATCCCCGCAGGCGCGCGCCAGTATATTGAGAATACGGGCGAGGAGGCCCTGGAGTTTTGGTGCATCGTTTCTCCGCCCTGGAGTGGGGAGGACGAGTGTTTGGTTGACTAATTCTATCTATCTGGCGGCTACCCTTCTAAGGTTGGACAGCCACAGGCTCGGTCTTGGCTGGCATCGTACATCGTACACAGTCCATGCAATTTTTGTCCAACGTTAGACGAGTAGCCTATCTGGCTAGAATGGCCTTCCTGATTTGGGCCTCCGCTCCAGCTTGCAATCGGAAGACATACACGCCTGGCGCCAATTTGCCCGCTTCAAAAGAGCGTTCATAACGGCCAGCCGGCAGGCGCTCGTTGGCCAGTGTTGCCACTTTCCGACCCGTCGCGTCGTGTTCGCTGAGAGTTACCTGTGCAGAATACGGCACTCGAAACCGAGCCCAGGTTACTGCCTTAAACGGATCGGGGTAGCAATCGAGTACGAGGCCACCTGCTGTGGTAGGGGAAGAAATGCCAGTTAGTGTATTTTGAAATCTCGCCACGGCAAGGTCATAACTTGTTCCAACGCTCGCGCCGGACATCACGATCCTGCCGTCTATACAAAGTTGAAGAAAAAGGCTATTTTTGCAACCCCGGAAAAGAGCCTTTAAAAGCTCTCAAACAAGCAAACTGCATGAAAATACTTCAACTTTGCAAAAAATTTCCCTACCCGCTGAAGGATGGCGAGTCAATCGCAGTGAATACGTTGAGCCGGCCTCTTCACAACCTGGGCTGCGAAGTATCTCTGCTGGCCATGAATACCCATAAGCACTATTTTCAGGAGGACGCATATCCCGAGGCGCTGAGCCACTATCAGGACATTATTAAAGTACCGGTGGACAGCCGGGTGAAACCCACCGATGCCTTTCTAAACCTCTTTTCCCGGGAATCCTATCATATATCCCGTTTCGTATCGCCGGCGTTCCGGCAGCAACTCATTGAGCTGCTCCGGAGCAATACCTTTGACCTTATTCAGTTGGAGACGCCTTACCTGGCGCCGTACATCCCAACCATCCGCCAATACTCGGATGCCCTGGTCGCCATGCGGGCGCACAATGTGGAGCACGAGATTTGGGAGCGCATCGCCGAAAACACCGCCTTCCTGCCCAGGCGCTGGTATTTGAAATACCTGGCGAATAAGTTGCGCCGCTACGAGGCGCGGCAATTGCAGCAATACGATATGCTGGTGGCCATCACCCAGCGCGACCTCGAACGCTTCCGAAAGCTGGGCTACCAGAAGGCGGCGGCGGTGGCGCCTATCGGCATCTGCTCCGAGGCCTATCAGCCCGATTACAGCAGCTACCGGCGGCCTTTGTCGATTTCTTTTATCGGCTCTCTGGATTGGATGCCCAACCAGGAGGGGCTGCTGTGGTTCCTCAGCCAGGTGTGGGAGCCGTTGGCCAGAAAATACCCGGAACTGGAACTCCACATTGCCGGCCGGAATACGCCCGCAGACTGGGAAACCAAACTGGCGGGCAACCAGGTGTTCATTCACGGCGAAGTGCCCGATGCGGCTCAATTCATCAATGGCCACAGCTTGATGGCCGTCCCCTTGCTTTCCGGTAGCGGAATGAGGGCCAAAATCCTGGAGGGCATGGCCCTGGGCCGGGTAGTGCTGACGACCAGCGTAGGGCTGGAGGGCATCGCCGCGCGCCCTGGCAAAGAGGTGCTGCTCGCCGATACCGCAGAGCAGTTTATCCGGCAAATTGAGCATTGCCGCCTTCAGGGCCAGCAGATGGAAAGCATGGGGCGGCGGGCCCGTAGCTTCGTCACAGTCGAGTATGACAGCCAGGCCATCGCCCGACGGCTCCTGGACGCTTACCTGGCTTTAACCATGGAAGTAGCCTGATGATGAACTGGATTCTGGGTATTGTTTTCTGGTTGAGTTTGTTGGGTATCCTGCATTCCTATCTTTTTTACCCTTTGCTGCTCCGCTGGCTGGCCAGGGGAAAAAAAGCCAACCGGCTGGTGTATGCTCCGGAGGACGACTGGCCGCAAGTTTCCGTTCTCCTGTCGGCTTACAACGAGCAGGCAGTTATCCGCCAGAAAATGGACAGCCTGCTCCAATTGTCGTATCCAAAGGAAAAACTCAACTTTTATATCGGCTCCGATTGTTCCAGCGATGGGACCAACGCCATTCTGGAAACTTACGCGGCAAAGACTCCCCGCCTTCACTTTTTCCCTTTTGCAGAGCGCCGGGGAAAGCCCGGCGTGATCAATCAGTTGGCGGAGATGGCTGCAGAAGGCCAGGATAAAAACCCGGAACACATTTTCATCCTTACCGACGCCAGCGTGATGATGGATCCTGGCTGCTTGCGGGCTTTGGTGCGCCACTTCAAAAACCCGGAGATCGACATCGTAGACGCCCACATGATCCACGTCGGGATGAAAGAGGAAGGCATTTCCCAGGCGGAAGATGAATACATTTCCTCCGAAGTGCGGCTCAAACACCGGGAAGGGCTGGTGTGGGGCAAGATGATCGGTCCGTTCGGAGGCTGCTTTGCCCTGCGGGCCAGCCGCTTTTCCAAAGTGCCTGCCAACTTCCTGGTGGACGATTTTTACCTCACCATGAAGGTTTTTGAACAGGGAGGAAAGGCGATCAACGACCTGGAGGCCACCTGCCGGGAGCCCGTTTCCCACGAGTTGCGGGAAGAGTTTCGCCGAAAGGCCCGCATCTCCGCCGGCAATTTTCAGAACATGACTACTTTTCCTCACCTCTGGTGGCCGCCGCTGCGCCCTTTGTCCTTTGCCTTCTTTTCCCACAAGGTGCTGCGCTGGCTCGGCCCCTTTCTCATTCTGGCCATCCTGCTCAGCTCCGCCCTTTTGGCACTGGGAGGCAACTTATTTTATTGTCTGCTGTTTTGGGTTATGGCGGGCGGTTCGATATTGTTACCTTTGCTCGACCTGTTGTTTAACGCTCTGGGGTTAAACATCTTACCGCTGAGAGGCGCCCGTTACTTTGTAATGATGAACCTGGCCCTGCTCCAGGGTTTTATTAAATTCATAAAAGGTATTCGTTCTAATGTCTGGGAACCAACTAAAAGAAGCCATCCAACCAAGCCTTAAGCTGAATGCGATCGAAGAGGCCATAGCCGACATCAAGGCCGGCAAAGTGATCATTGTAGTCGATGACGAGGATCGGGAAAACGAGGGCGATTTTATCTGTGCGGCGGAGTGCGTAACCCCGGAGATCATCAACTTCATGGCCACCCATGGCCGGGGCCTCATCTGCGCTCCTATCGACGAGAAACGGGCCGACCAGCTGGAGCTCGAAATGATGGTCTCTTCCAATACCGCCCTGCACGAGACGGCCTTTACCGTTTCGATCGACCTGATCGGCCAGGGGTGCACCACCGGCATTTCGGCCTACGACCGGGCCACCGGCATCCGGGCATTGGTCGACCCCAAAACCAAGCCGTCCGATTATGCCCGTCCCGGGCATATTTTCCCGCTGCGGGCCAAGACGGGCGGCGTGCTGCGGCGCACCGGCCATACCGAGGCGGCCATCGACCTGGCTCGCCTGGCCGGCTACGCTCCCGCCGGCGTTCTGGTGGAAATCCTAAACGAAGACGGCACCATGGCCCGCCTGCCGCAACTGATGGAGATCGCCGAACGGTTCGGCCTCAAGATCATCGCCATCAAAGACCTGGTGGCCTACCGCATGCGCACCGAGCGCATCGTCAAGCGGGAAGTGTCGGTCCACCTGGAGACGAAGTACGGCAATTTTGAGGTCATCGCCTTCCGGCAGATCACCACCAACGACATCCACCTGGCCATCAAGTGCGGAGACTGGCAGCCGGAAGAGCCGGTGCTCGTCCGCGTGCATTCCTCCACCGAAACCGGAGATATCCTGGGCGCCCTCTTCGATGATTATGGCGTGCAACTGCAACGCTCCATCGAGATGATATCGGCAGAAGGCCAGGGCCTGCTGCTCTACATGCGGCACGGCGAAAAAGCAGATACCATCCTGCACCGCCTGGAGTCTTACCGCCAGAAGGAGGAAAAGGGGGAGAATGTCGCCCTGGAGAAAAAAGGGGAGATGACCCAGCGGGATTTTGGGGTAGGCGCTCAAATCCTGCGGGAACTCGACATCTGCAAGATACGGCAGATTACCAACAACCCGAAACGCCGTATCGGGCTGATCGGGTATGGGCTGGAGATTGTGGAGAATGTGCCCCTCGTGTTGCGATCATCCTGATCGCCCGGCATGTCGGAGGGAATGGAACGCGGATGAACGCGGATGCGGCGGGTTGTCGCGGGTTTGGAGGTGCTCCTGCTCTCGTGCTGCGATCATCCTGATCGCCCGGCATGTCGGAAGGAAGGGAACGCGGATGAACGCGGATGCGGGGGATTGTCGCGGGTTTGGAGGTGCTCCTGCTCTCGTGCTGCGGCCATTCTGGCTGCCCGGCATAACGCTACTATTGGTTATTGATTTCATAGCACCCTATTTGCCCTGGAAATCAATAACCAATAGTCAACCAACACCTATGCGGTACGAACGGAAATACAAACTCGATAGCCTCCATCCTTCCGCTTTCGAGCAGGCCATCCGCCTGCACCCGGCCAGCTTTCGCCCCATCTATTCCCCCCGCCAGGTCAACAACCTCTATTTTGACACGCCCGATTTCATCGCTTTCCACGATAATGCCGCCGGCGTTTCCCAACGGGTAAAGCACCGCCTGCGCTGGTATGGGCGGCCTTTTGAGGTTATCAATGACCCCGTGTTGGAAACCAAGGTGAAAGACAACCTGTTGGGGCGAAAGGAGAGCTTCCCCCTGCCGCCTGGCCAATACCGGGCCGATAAGTTGGATGGCTTGCTGGGGCAGGTACGGCAGCACCTCGGCTACGGTCTGGAACTGCAGCCCGTACTTTTCAATTCCTACCACCGCTCTTACTGGACCACCCCCAACGGCCGCTTTCGCATTACTGTAGACAGCGAACTGCAATTCGGGGCTTACCGGGAGCAGGAGGGCAGGTTGTTGCCTTATAGCCTGCCGGCTGTGATCCTGGAACTGAAGTACGAGCAGGAAGAGGAGGAGGAGAGTGATTTCATCCTCCAGCACCTTCCCTTCCGGCAGACGAAGAGTTCGAAGTATGGAATGGGGGTGGAGGTGTGTTATGGAGGGGTGCTATAACTGGTGAAAAGTATTGCCAGTGGGCCATATTCCGGAAACTTGGTCGATGATCCACTGACAATACTATTGCCGAAGACAATCAGCTTCTTACTTTTTCATAATAAGCTGAGATCTGCGCCAATTGGTGCTTCCAGTACCCGAAATAACTACATTGTACATTCCTGAAGAAAAATCCGCTATAGAAATCCGTTCGATTGAATTGACGGCTTCCAAAGTTTGCTCAAAAACAATCCTACCAAAAGGATCGAAGAGCTGTATCGTTGCGGGATGCCCTTGAAACATCGCCGAAAATGGAATATGCAGCTGGTCTTCCGCTGGATTCGGAAAGATAAATCGATTTCCACAATCTTCAACAGTAAAAGATGCACCGGTCACGTCGAGTGCGCCGCAGATGGTTCCACCGCCCTGCACGAGCAGGCCGTTGACGTCAAACCCGGTAGTAACGCCAAACTGCACGATGCCCAGGTCAAGGGTGTTTGGGTCGTAGACCAGGGTGTGAATGGTGTACCTGCCGGTGGCATTTACATTGAACTCCGGCTCGTCGCTGACATCCCGTATAACCAGCCCGCTGCCCTGGGTCAATACGTAGATGACTTCATAGCCGTCGGGCACTTCGGGGCCGTCGTCTTTTTCCGCTTCGATCGCCGCTGTGCCATTGCCAAGGCAATCCTGATCTTCGGGTTCTAGGGTGCCGGCGTCGGCTTCGCAGGAGCAGTCGTCGACGGTAAACTGTGCGCCGGCCACGTCGAGGGCGCCGCAGATGGTTCCGCCGCCCTGCACGAGCAGGCCGTTGACGTCAAAGCCGGTGGTGCTGCCGAACTGCACGATGCCCAGGTCGAGGGTGTTGGGGTCGTAGACCAGGGTGTGGATGGTGTAGTCGCCTGTGGCGTCGACGGTAAATTCCGGCTCGCCGCTGACGGCCTGGATGACCAGCCCGCTGCCCTGGGTCAGCACGTAGATGACTTCGTAGCCGTCGGGCACTTCGGGGCTGTCGTCTTTTTCCGCTTCGATCGCCGCTGTGCCATTGCCAAGGCAATCCTGATCTTCGGGTTCTAGGGTGCCGGCGTCGGCTTCGCACCGGCGATTTTCAAATGCGAATCCGCTTTCGCCCGCATCCATAGAAACCATCGGGTGAAGGCTTGTAGCTGTCAGCGGTTTAAACAAGAGGCCGTTACAAAGGAAAAGAGCCAGCAAGTACAGCTTGAAACTTTTTGAGTAGATTACTAATGCCATAGTTTTGAGATTGTTATGAAAAGGAGATATTGCATGTTTTCAATATAGCCCAGGCTTTCCAGCCGAGAAGCCCATCGCTGCAAATGCGAGAACCGGCTTTTTATGAGAGCGTACAAATACTGAAAAGGCGAACAACAGAGGCAAGGAACCTGTTCACGCCAACATCGAAACACGATGGCAGAAGTTGCAGAAAAGACAACTACTTTGCAAAATGGAGATTTAACCGACCTGGCTAGTGCGACTATAACGAAATAACCGGGCAGTTTCGGTAGCCCATATAGCCAGGTTTCCAGGGCTCTTAACTGCCCCGCTATTTAGTGCGCGAGGCACTAGAACTTCGGGCACAACACCACCTCATCCTCATACTCGCCCAAATAAGCGATAGAAATCTCAATAGCCCCGCTGCGCTGCCGCTGCGTACCCAGGGCGCTCGCCCGGGCGTCGTAACTAACACCCAGGAGGAAGCTGTTGTATTCGATGCCCACCATGGCGACGATGGCGTCGAGAGAGAAGCTGTCGTCGGCATTTCTTACCGGGCGCAGCCAGCCGCCGACGTGCAGAGCGGTGCCATTGATGTCGTCGATCAGGAAGCGGATGTTGCTGCCGGCATTGAGCGCCAGGTGCGGGCCCTGGTTGTACACCAGGGCGCGGGGATGGAACTGGATGGACTCTCCAACGGGAATTCTCAGGTTGAGGTAGGCGGAGTATTTCCGCAGCAGGGTGTTGCTCTCCGCCCGGTCGGGATCCTGGTCGCTGGCGAAAAAGCTCACTTCGGGTTCGAGGATGTGGTGCATGGCCGCTCCGGCAAACAGGCCGATGGAGCGCTCGGGAGCGTAGGAGTAGTTGAGGCCTACTGCAAAATCGGCGACGGCGAAGTTGTTTTCGGGAAAAATCTCCGCTGTGGGGTTGTCATAACCCGAGGAACCGGAAAACTGGTCTTCGAAGAAGAGATTGCCATAGCTGAAGTTGCGCTGGGAAATGCCCGCCTGGGCGCCGATGCTCAGAAACTCGTTGTTGCGCGGGCTGAGGGATTTGTGGAAACCGCCGGAGATGTTGATCTGGTTGTTGGAGTAGCCCACTTCGGGCACTTTGTCGTTGTAAAAAACGACGCCCACGCCAAAGGCGTCCTTGTACCGTTTGCCCACATTCCGGAAGTTAAACCGCAGATCGATGGCGCCGGCGAAAGTCTTGTACGGCTCCTGGTCGCGGTAGATCAGGGCGACGCGGTACTTGCCGTCGAAGGTGCCGGTGAGCGCCGGGTTGAGCGTCAGAGGGGAGGCGAAGAATTGGGTGAAGTGCTGGTCCTGAGCCTTCCCCGTGGCGGCGATGGCCAGGACAAAAATAATCGGTAATAATTTCCTCATAAGATTGCTGGTACGTAACGTTCGCGCAAATGTAGTGGATAAATTGTAAAGAAGACAACGGACTTTCCCCGATAATTATTATTTTTGAAATTGCGGTAACAATAATTTCCAAAAAGAACCCAGCATGCAGCAGGAGGAAATGAGCTGTTTTGGAGGTGGAAAACGGCACAGATGTCTTATGTAATTTGCCCGGTAAGTATTGTTCCCATCCGGAACAGCTCCTCGAATAAAAGCGAGATGATCTCTCAGCTCCTGTTCGGCGAACTGGCCGAGGTGCTGGAAACCAAGGGCCGTCAATGGACGAAAGTCCGCTGCGCGTGGGACAACTTCGTGGGCTGGGCGGCCACCAACCAACTCAGGCCCGTCACGCCTACCGAGTTCAAGCGCTTTCAGCACGACTTTGCCTACAGCCTGGAACTCTTCCACACCATTCTCGCCAACGATTTCTGCGTGCCCATCGTGATGGGCGCCCAACTGCCGGGCTTCGACGGCATGCGCTTCAAAATGGAGGAACACTACTTCACCTTCAGCGGCCAGGCCGTTTTTCCGGAACACATCGAGCAAACCCCGGAATTTATCATCAAGATCGCCCGCAAATACCTGCATGCGCCTTTCCTCTGGGGAGGCCGCTCGCCCATGGGCATCGACGGGCCCGGCCTGATCCAGATGGTCTTCAAACTGACGGGCATCTCCATGCCCCGGGAAGCCGAGCAGCAGGTCTACCTGGGAGAAGCGGTCGATTTCGTCGAGCAGAGCCGCCCGGGCGACATCGCTTTTTTTGAAAATAAAACCGGGAGGATAACCCACTGCGGCATCATCCTGCCCAACCGTGAAGTGCTGCACGCCTATGGCAGCGTCCGCATTGATGCCATCGACCACTTTGGGATTTATAATAAGAAACAGGGCCGGTATACTCACCGGCTGCGGGTGGTCAAGCGCATGCTGAAAGGCAAGGTAGAAAAGCAGGATACGGTGGAAAAGGCCGTGGAAAAAGCGGAGGGGCAGTTTGAACTCTTTTAATCACTCCTCACACCGCCTGAATAATATCGTATTTCGTCAGAATATGCAACGCCCCGGCTTTGTCCCGCGCCATGACAGCAGGAATCGTCCGGCTGACGAACTGGCTCAACTGGCTGAAGGGCAGGTCGACGCTGACAACGGGGAAGGGGTCGCCCATAATGTCTCCCACTTTGTTTTCGGAATTGTCGAAGGGGTTTTCCAGCAGGTAGGACAGCACGGCTGTTTCCGTTATAGAGCCCACCATTTCCTCTCCTTTCATGACCGGCATCTGAGAGATGTCGTATTCCTTCATGATTTTGAAGGCCTGCCGCACGGTATCGTCAATATGGACGGCGATGAACGGCGCTCCCTTTTTTAGGGCCAGGATATCCTTGACGCTCAACTCGCGCTCCAGGAAGCCACGCTCCCGCATCCAGTCGTCGTTGTAAATCTTTCCGACGTAGCGGCTGCCGTGGTCGTGGATCA
Coding sequences:
- a CDS encoding T9SS type A sorting domain-containing protein, which gives rise to MALVIYSKSFKLYLLALFLCNGLLFKPLTATSLHPMVSMDAGESGFAFENRRCEADAGTLEPEDQDCLGNGTAAIEAEKDDSPEVPDGYEVIYVLTQGSGLVIQAVSGEPEFTVDATGDYTIHTLVYDPNTLDLGIVQFGSTTGFDVNGLLVQGGGTICGALDVAGAQFTVDDCSCEADAGTLEPEDQDCLGNGTAAIEAEKDDGPEVPDGYEVIYVLTQGSGLVIRDVSDEPEFNVNATGRYTIHTLVYDPNTLDLGIVQFGVTTGFDVNGLLVQGGGTICGALDVTGASFTVEDCGNRFIFPNPAEDQLHIPFSAMFQGHPATIQLFDPFGRIVFEQTLEAVNSIERISIADFSSGMYNVVISGTGSTNWRRSQLIMKK
- a CDS encoding PorP/SprF family type IX secretion system membrane protein yields the protein MRKLLPIIFVLAIAATGKAQDQHFTQFFASPLTLNPALTGTFDGKYRVALIYRDQEPYKTFAGAIDLRFNFRNVGKRYKDAFGVGVVFYNDKVPEVGYSNNQINISGGFHKSLSPRNNEFLSIGAQAGISQRNFSYGNLFFEDQFSGSSGYDNPTAEIFPENNFAVADFAVGLNYSYAPERSIGLFAGAAMHHILEPEVSFFASDQDPDRAESNTLLRKYSAYLNLRIPVGESIQFHPRALVYNQGPHLALNAGSNIRFLIDDINGTALHVGGWLRPVRNADDSFSLDAIVAMVGIEYNSFLLGVSYDARASALGTQRQRSGAIEISIAYLGEYEDEVVLCPKF
- a CDS encoding C40 family peptidase; translation: MSYVICPVSIVPIRNSSSNKSEMISQLLFGELAEVLETKGRQWTKVRCAWDNFVGWAATNQLRPVTPTEFKRFQHDFAYSLELFHTILANDFCVPIVMGAQLPGFDGMRFKMEEHYFTFSGQAVFPEHIEQTPEFIIKIARKYLHAPFLWGGRSPMGIDGPGLIQMVFKLTGISMPREAEQQVYLGEAVDFVEQSRPGDIAFFENKTGRITHCGIILPNREVLHAYGSVRIDAIDHFGIYNKKQGRYTHRLRVVKRMLKGKVEKQDTVEKAVEKAEGQFELF